One Bacillus sp. FJAT-52991 genomic region harbors:
- a CDS encoding Fic/DOC family N-terminal domain-containing protein yields the protein MAIQGLIPLPAAVDHNAALKIFQSLSDVSNKIGRLDEKFKHSIVSAELVRILSLSESVQSTRIEGTQVTFTDMIEQKDDRHPKWEITKVNDYQ from the coding sequence ATGGCTATTCAAGGTTTAATACCTTTACCAGCAGCTGTTGATCATAATGCTGCACTAAAAATATTTCAGTCACTTTCTGATGTAAGTAATAAAATTGGTCGTTTGGATGAAAAATTTAAACACTCCATCGTTAGCGCTGAACTAGTGCGTATCCTTTCATTAAGTGAATCGGTTCAATCTACCCGTATTGAAGGGACACAAGTGACCTTTACAGATATGATCGAACAAAAAGACGATCGTCATCCAAAATGGGAAATTACAAAAGTGAATGATTATCAGTAA
- a CDS encoding APC family permease, whose amino-acid sequence MSDNSTLKRSLGLWAIVGLGLGYMTPTVVFDTFGIVSEATNGVVPLAYLAALVVMLFTAISYGKMVQVFPSAGSAYTYTRETISPHLGFLVGWASLLDYLLLPMINALIIRLYMESLFPNVPSWIWVVVYVVIITAINLWGMRKTSNLNALLVIFEVVLIGSFLVLAFIQLSNGMGQGTILTTEPLFHSNVHLSAVLTGATVVCFSFIGFDAVTMYSEEAVDQKIMPKAIMLTVLIGGAIFFLCSYFTQALFPDVSNFKVTDDTLPEIGLYVGGTTFKLIFLSGAFAATVASGLASHASVSRLLYVMGRNGALPKKLFGHIHPRFRTPSFNVVLVGAVSLLAIAPSLELISAVINFGALIAFTFVNLSVIAHFVVRQKRYKTPKDIFSYFIMPLIGAGLTGILWSHLHADALIAGLVWVSIGLIYMLFLTKFSRTKLTDIDFNETEADPSVSK is encoded by the coding sequence ATGTCAGATAATAGCACTCTTAAACGTTCGCTTGGGCTTTGGGCCATTGTTGGACTGGGATTAGGTTATATGACACCAACAGTTGTGTTCGATACGTTTGGGATTGTGTCGGAAGCAACCAATGGGGTTGTCCCTCTTGCTTATCTTGCTGCTTTAGTTGTCATGTTGTTTACAGCCATTAGTTATGGAAAAATGGTACAAGTGTTTCCTAGTGCTGGATCAGCGTATACGTATACTCGGGAAACGATTAGCCCTCATCTTGGCTTTCTTGTTGGCTGGGCATCTTTATTAGATTATTTACTTCTTCCAATGATCAACGCCTTAATTATCCGACTTTACATGGAATCACTTTTTCCAAATGTGCCATCCTGGATATGGGTTGTTGTTTATGTCGTCATCATTACCGCCATCAATTTATGGGGGATGAGAAAAACATCGAACTTAAATGCTCTTCTTGTTATTTTTGAAGTGGTGTTAATTGGCTCTTTTCTTGTTTTAGCTTTTATACAATTATCTAATGGTATGGGGCAGGGGACGATTTTAACGACAGAACCACTCTTCCACTCTAATGTACATTTATCTGCTGTATTGACAGGAGCGACTGTCGTTTGTTTCTCATTTATAGGGTTTGACGCCGTAACTATGTATAGTGAAGAAGCCGTCGACCAAAAAATCATGCCGAAAGCGATTATGCTTACCGTTCTAATTGGCGGAGCGATCTTTTTCCTTTGCAGTTATTTTACACAAGCTTTGTTTCCAGATGTGTCTAACTTCAAAGTGACGGATGATACCTTGCCTGAGATCGGTTTGTATGTTGGCGGAACGACCTTTAAACTGATTTTTCTATCAGGGGCTTTTGCCGCAACGGTTGCCTCTGGGCTTGCCTCTCACGCAAGTGTTTCTCGATTGTTATACGTCATGGGTCGAAATGGGGCGCTTCCGAAAAAGCTATTCGGTCACATTCATCCACGATTCCGAACGCCTTCCTTTAATGTTGTCCTAGTAGGGGCCGTTTCGTTACTTGCTATCGCTCCAAGCTTAGAGTTGATTTCAGCGGTCATCAACTTTGGAGCCTTAATTGCTTTTACATTTGTAAACCTCTCTGTCATTGCCCACTTTGTCGTTCGACAAAAAAGGTATAAAACACCGAAGGATATTTTCTCTTATTTCATTATGCCTTTGATCGGCGCAGGATTAACCGGGATTTTATGGTCTCACTTACATGCCGATGCACTTATCGCGGGTCTCGTATGGGTCTCTATCGGGCTGATTTATATGCTATTTCTAACTAAATTCTCTCGAACGAAATTGACGGATATAGACTTCAATGAGACAGAGGCAGACCCATCTGTTTCAAAGTAA
- a CDS encoding nucleoside deaminase — translation MNPFMKRAVELAIDNVHDGGQPFGAVLVHDQQIIAEGVNTLHKTYDISGHAELLAIRKAQEKLQTNDLSGYTMYASGEPCPMCLTAMYFAGIENVYYCCSLEDAVQVGLGKSKEIYQNLQKNKEERSLTMIQMPLEKGQVNPMKLWKEHK, via the coding sequence ATGAATCCATTTATGAAACGTGCCGTAGAGCTGGCTATTGATAATGTTCATGATGGCGGACAACCTTTTGGAGCCGTACTTGTTCACGATCAGCAAATTATTGCAGAGGGTGTAAATACACTCCACAAAACATATGATATTAGCGGTCATGCTGAATTATTAGCCATCCGAAAGGCTCAAGAAAAATTACAAACAAACGACCTATCGGGCTATACCATGTATGCTAGTGGAGAGCCATGTCCTATGTGTCTAACAGCTATGTACTTTGCAGGCATTGAAAACGTATACTACTGCTGCTCACTTGAAGACGCTGTTCAAGTAGGGTTGGGAAAATCGAAAGAGATCTATCAAAACTTACAAAAAAATAAAGAAGAACGCTCTCTAACAATGATCCAAATGCCATTAGAAAAAGGACAAGTAAACCCCATGAAGCTATGGAAAGAGCATAAATGA
- a CDS encoding DUF5068 domain-containing protein, with translation MKKRLPVFASAILAAALISACGNSEEEKETKKEDTATATQENEAKEEKSEKVEEKENQEKSEAKEGSNDFSSLISYMEKETEGTTKVLYENNEPQVHKMDKVSVSLDAYNLVELKDFHTDFSIPFRDETNGGVILAKYTVKNEMDKDVYYMPSLDITFTGAERYYTNYKELIPEEEQLPTKLTYTKDYVLKAGESVTGYIAYPFGQSDLTKIQELSTVTVMVPPALLEPNQLDSAVGSEGRFNLALNGDGAEKVASNAAFYQDRATTENMGEKKMLKEKSGINESHQLGDVKVALDGYQFAEFTPNEVEAPRFTSFPNGVVLLTVKFQLDNKGAEDIGLSLLSSKLTVNDGAQYMLSEGMLLNNGYNDIVKSGEAGELLQVFVLDKEQYDKIWKEKAFEVEIGPMKNKEAKDISKGQRVTFTLPN, from the coding sequence ATGAAAAAAAGATTACCAGTCTTTGCTTCCGCCATACTAGCTGCTGCATTAATCAGTGCATGTGGAAATAGCGAAGAAGAAAAAGAAACGAAAAAAGAGGATACTGCGACTGCCACACAAGAGAATGAGGCAAAAGAAGAAAAGTCGGAAAAAGTAGAAGAAAAGGAAAACCAAGAAAAAAGTGAAGCAAAAGAAGGTTCTAATGACTTCTCGTCATTAATTTCTTATATGGAAAAGGAAACGGAAGGAACAACGAAAGTTCTTTATGAGAACAACGAGCCACAAGTACATAAAATGGATAAGGTGTCTGTTTCTCTAGATGCGTATAATTTAGTTGAATTAAAGGATTTTCACACTGATTTTTCCATTCCATTTAGAGACGAAACAAATGGCGGTGTCATTCTAGCTAAATATACGGTAAAGAATGAGATGGATAAAGACGTCTATTATATGCCGTCTTTGGATATTACTTTTACAGGCGCTGAAAGATATTATACAAATTATAAAGAATTAATCCCTGAAGAGGAGCAACTCCCAACAAAATTAACTTATACAAAAGACTATGTATTAAAAGCTGGTGAATCTGTAACCGGATATATTGCTTATCCATTTGGTCAATCTGATTTAACGAAAATTCAAGAGTTATCGACTGTAACGGTGATGGTACCTCCAGCGCTTTTAGAACCAAACCAATTAGATTCAGCTGTTGGTTCAGAGGGTAGATTTAATTTAGCTTTAAATGGCGATGGCGCTGAAAAAGTAGCAAGCAACGCAGCTTTTTACCAAGATAGAGCTACAACGGAAAACATGGGTGAAAAGAAGATGCTAAAAGAAAAGAGCGGCATCAATGAGAGTCACCAATTAGGAGATGTCAAGGTAGCGTTAGATGGATATCAGTTTGCTGAATTCACTCCGAATGAAGTGGAAGCTCCGCGATTCACCTCTTTTCCAAACGGAGTGGTTTTATTGACGGTTAAATTTCAGCTAGATAACAAAGGGGCTGAGGATATTGGCTTGTCATTACTGAGCTCAAAATTAACCGTTAATGATGGTGCTCAATACATGCTTAGTGAGGGCATGCTACTTAACAATGGGTATAATGACATCGTTAAGTCTGGAGAAGCTGGTGAACTTTTACAAGTCTTCGTGTTAGACAAGGAACAATACGATAAAATTTGGAAAGAGAAAGCTTTTGAGGTCGAAATCGGTCCAATGAAAAATAAAGAAGCAAAAGATATTTCTAAAGGGCAGAGAGTAACCTTTACTTTACCAAACTAA
- a CDS encoding DUF1269 domain-containing protein, giving the protein MEKKVLIMTFEMNSQAYEAFSKLKELHLQQRIVVEQMAIVNHDEAHSFQVKDFLDMTGNDKLITGGLIGMLVGILGGPLGMLLGWTTGSIIGGTGDASEVKDALSAFEKTSDAISQGKTGLIVIASEYAEEVIDQLVHGELNGEVIRLHEQSVREEVEAARQAEKELRKEARKKWFNEKFRKKSTN; this is encoded by the coding sequence ATGGAAAAGAAAGTATTGATTATGACATTTGAAATGAACAGTCAAGCGTATGAGGCGTTTTCGAAATTAAAGGAACTCCACCTCCAGCAACGAATCGTTGTGGAACAAATGGCAATAGTGAACCATGATGAAGCTCACTCGTTTCAAGTAAAAGATTTTCTGGATATGACAGGAAATGATAAATTGATCACTGGCGGTTTGATTGGTATGCTCGTCGGAATTCTTGGTGGTCCGCTTGGAATGTTGCTTGGATGGACGACAGGATCCATTATTGGCGGCACGGGAGATGCTTCGGAAGTGAAAGATGCGCTCTCGGCTTTTGAAAAAACGTCAGACGCCATTTCTCAAGGAAAAACCGGACTTATTGTGATCGCTTCGGAATATGCGGAAGAAGTGATCGATCAATTGGTTCATGGTGAGTTAAATGGTGAAGTCATCCGCCTGCATGAACAATCTGTCCGAGAAGAAGTGGAAGCTGCTCGTCAAGCCGAAAAAGAATTACGTAAGGAAGCTCGAAAAAAGTGGTTTAACGAAAAGTTCAGAAAAAAGTCAACGAACTAA
- a CDS encoding metallophosphoesterase, which produces MTKFKTVYFILMFLLFNGLLFYIGWNGWVWLKVAFDVQNPLPYSVIFICLSYSFIVSRMSKFLSAFRVIGYVWLAVIQYSLFLLPLADLAVFLLKLASIPLSTAIFAVGNVVLGIFIILFAYGLFNAYSPIVRTYQISVPKKQGTRNTLRIAMASDMHFGRLSGIAHLKRLVRKVKKIEPDLILLPGDIIDDDPEPFIRKNMGAIMSELKAPLGVYGVLGNHEYYGGQIPEFIEEMRKINIKIMMDDKLTIDNSFHLIGRKDKTDKKRQSFADLLTDIDPAYPIIAMDHQPFELKQAQKSGVDILFSGHTHRGQMAPNHLITKKMYELDWGYLQKEQLHAFVSSGFGFWGPPIRIGSRSEILQVDIRFI; this is translated from the coding sequence ATGACGAAATTTAAGACGGTCTATTTTATACTCATGTTCCTTCTGTTTAATGGTTTATTATTTTATATCGGCTGGAATGGATGGGTATGGCTAAAGGTGGCCTTTGATGTCCAAAATCCGTTGCCATATAGTGTTATTTTTATTTGTCTCTCTTATTCTTTTATTGTTAGTCGAATGTCGAAGTTTTTATCGGCTTTTCGAGTGATTGGTTATGTTTGGTTGGCCGTCATTCAATACAGCCTCTTTCTTTTACCGTTAGCGGACCTAGCTGTGTTCTTGTTAAAACTAGCGTCCATTCCACTATCCACAGCGATTTTTGCCGTTGGAAATGTGGTGCTTGGAATATTCATCATTCTTTTTGCTTACGGATTATTTAACGCCTACAGCCCTATTGTACGAACATATCAGATCAGTGTGCCAAAGAAACAAGGTACTAGGAATACTTTGCGCATTGCGATGGCCTCTGATATGCATTTTGGCAGACTATCAGGAATCGCTCATTTAAAAAGATTAGTCAGAAAAGTAAAAAAGATCGAACCCGATTTAATTCTTTTACCTGGAGATATTATTGATGATGATCCTGAACCATTTATCCGCAAAAATATGGGCGCAATCATGAGCGAATTGAAGGCTCCTTTAGGTGTGTATGGCGTGCTTGGAAATCATGAATATTATGGTGGACAAATTCCTGAATTTATTGAAGAGATGAGGAAAATCAATATCAAGATTATGATGGATGACAAGCTAACGATCGATAATAGCTTTCATCTCATCGGCCGAAAAGATAAAACGGATAAAAAAAGGCAATCCTTTGCCGACTTGCTGACTGATATCGATCCCGCTTATCCGATCATTGCCATGGATCATCAACCTTTTGAGCTAAAACAAGCACAAAAAAGTGGCGTTGATATTTTATTTTCTGGTCATACTCATCGCGGACAAATGGCTCCAAACCATTTGATTACTAAAAAAATGTACGAGCTTGATTGGGGCTATTTACAAAAAGAACAGCTGCACGCCTTCGTTTCATCCGGTTTCGGGTTTTGGGGACCCCCTATTCGAATCGGCAGCCGCTCGGAAATCTTGCAAGTCGATATACGATTTATATAA
- a CDS encoding YiaA/YiaB family inner membrane protein, translating into MQRYRRRNTPAFTWLSYFTFFAGVALFSIGLYNEDSLELNEKGYYIAVMILVAVGAILTQKVTRDNAEDNEMMAEQDRMQNLSNKAE; encoded by the coding sequence ATGCAAAGATACAGACGCAGAAATACTCCTGCTTTCACATGGTTATCTTACTTCACATTTTTTGCTGGAGTGGCTTTATTTAGTATTGGCTTATACAATGAAGATAGCTTGGAGCTTAACGAGAAGGGATACTATATTGCGGTAATGATTCTCGTAGCAGTAGGTGCGATTTTAACACAAAAAGTGACGAGAGATAACGCAGAGGATAATGAAATGATGGCTGAACAGGACAGAATGCAGAACTTATCAAATAAAGCAGAGTAA
- a CDS encoding GIY-YIG nuclease family protein, translating into MLSRREEPNVLKIGMTNRSIEKRIKEINSATGVLFPFSVKRVFKV; encoded by the coding sequence ATTCTTTCTCGCCGAGAAGAACCCAATGTGTTGAAAATTGGGATGACTAACAGAAGCATTGAAAAACGTATTAAAGAAATCAATTCTGCTACTGGCGTCCTCTTCCCTTTTTCCGTAAAAAGGGTTTTTAAAGTATAA
- a CDS encoding YmaF family protein produces MAKIGKDDFVDGFVPHHNHGSVDYTSVEAGHVHQCLDVTSPPIPTQGNNHIHYTEGYVVFENGHNHHYKAYSGPAIPVGNGMHVHYYDFYTTEDDGHRHHVRGVDQPAPGNR; encoded by the coding sequence ATGGCCAAGATAGGAAAGGATGACTTTGTAGATGGGTTTGTTCCTCATCATAATCATGGTTCGGTTGATTATACTTCGGTGGAAGCGGGGCATGTTCATCAGTGTCTAGATGTCACATCTCCGCCTATACCGACTCAGGGGAATAACCATATCCATTATACGGAAGGGTATGTGGTCTTTGAAAATGGACATAATCATCACTATAAGGCTTATTCTGGGCCAGCAATTCCAGTAGGTAATGGCATGCACGTTCATTATTACGACTTTTATACGACTGAAGATGATGGTCATCGACACCATGTCAGAGGGGTGGATCAGCCAGCTCCAGGTAATAGATAG
- a CDS encoding DGQHR domain-containing protein, whose translation MFELTGFLHTFPNNESIGVLTTQMKVKDLLDVYQIEDSVNRDINQSRVAQLSKYVDTFDSPSGIYFPAVIVAYEGADPHYDKTKDMFIFPQGRNFVVLDGQHRLKGLEHFKNTEKDMNRLSQILNSTITTQVYFGFDRSKKRRLFTEINATSKRVSKNLVVQYDDRNIVNTLVNDLLKGERNNPLRQMEVDEEKSRIVRPGNKAWMSSVRLARFISYLLIGTGEISRTTNQLLGEHYEKVFAFLQQYFYLLKEALPEEPGDVHKNILGHEALQNAIAVVCHERIVQVTKTTIEWKEDWQQVVEFLEYIDWNVNSPVFKSLLVPKGGKNSYVGFEDVKHGDVVTLLRRELDELLQDEIKVVYEIN comes from the coding sequence TTGTTTGAATTAACTGGTTTTTTACATACCTTCCCTAATAATGAAAGCATAGGCGTTTTGACTACACAAATGAAAGTGAAAGATCTGTTAGATGTATACCAAATTGAGGACTCTGTTAATCGAGATATCAATCAATCCAGAGTAGCTCAATTAAGCAAGTATGTGGATACATTCGATTCTCCATCTGGTATATATTTTCCAGCCGTTATTGTAGCTTATGAAGGTGCAGATCCGCATTATGATAAGACTAAAGATATGTTCATTTTTCCACAAGGGAGAAACTTTGTTGTGTTAGATGGGCAGCATCGTTTGAAAGGGCTGGAACATTTTAAAAATACAGAGAAAGATATGAACCGTCTTTCTCAAATATTAAATTCTACAATTACGACACAAGTCTATTTTGGGTTTGACCGCTCGAAAAAACGTAGATTATTTACTGAGATTAATGCTACTTCTAAACGTGTTTCTAAGAATTTAGTAGTTCAATATGATGATCGAAATATAGTGAATACACTAGTTAACGATTTGTTAAAGGGGGAGCGTAACAACCCATTAAGACAAATGGAGGTGGATGAAGAAAAGTCACGTATTGTACGCCCAGGAAATAAAGCTTGGATGTCTTCTGTCCGTTTAGCGCGATTCATTTCATATTTACTGATAGGAACTGGAGAGATAAGTCGTACAACAAATCAACTGTTGGGAGAACATTATGAAAAAGTTTTCGCATTCTTACAACAATATTTCTATTTATTAAAAGAAGCATTGCCAGAAGAACCAGGTGATGTACACAAAAATATTTTGGGGCATGAAGCTCTTCAAAATGCAATTGCTGTTGTTTGTCATGAAAGAATTGTGCAAGTGACAAAGACAACGATCGAATGGAAAGAAGATTGGCAACAAGTTGTTGAATTTTTAGAGTATATAGATTGGAATGTTAATTCGCCCGTTTTTAAATCTCTACTTGTACCAAAGGGTGGGAAAAATTCTTATGTAGGGTTTGAAGATGTTAAGCATGGAGACGTTGTTACGTTGCTTCGTAGAGAATTAGATGAGTTGTTACAAGATGAGATTAAAGTAGTTTATGAGATTAATTGA
- a CDS encoding Fic family protein — protein MDENSHPLVKAALIHAQFESIHPFSDGNGRLGRILIVLYFVQSKLISQPIFFVSEELERERLRYYDLLNGVRGDQPDWSSWVLFFLTACHRMADKISTKLDAADKLAMDGLRRCQTESEKKVWVYTFSDPHTTVKKVSTQLKIAPSTARSALNALATKGLLYSDKQTKRNKKYVNYDLLGVLT, from the coding sequence TTGGACGAAAACAGTCACCCGCTTGTGAAAGCAGCCTTAATTCATGCACAGTTTGAGTCGATTCATCCATTTTCAGATGGGAATGGTCGTTTAGGACGGATTTTAATTGTTCTTTATTTTGTACAGTCAAAACTTATTTCACAACCTATTTTCTTTGTTAGTGAGGAATTAGAACGTGAGCGACTTCGCTATTATGATTTATTGAATGGCGTACGTGGAGATCAGCCCGATTGGAGTAGCTGGGTATTATTTTTCCTAACCGCTTGCCATCGGATGGCTGATAAAATTAGCACAAAGCTAGATGCTGCAGATAAACTCGCGATGGACGGATTGCGGAGATGTCAAACAGAATCTGAAAAGAAAGTATGGGTCTATACATTTAGCGATCCCCATACAACAGTGAAAAAAGTATCAACACAACTAAAAATCGCCCCAAGCACTGCTCGTTCAGCGCTAAATGCTTTAGCAACAAAAGGGTTACTCTACTCTGATAAACAAACGAAGCGAAATAAAAAATACGTCAACTATGACTTACTTGGGGTTTTGACTTGA
- a CDS encoding DNA sulfur modification protein DndB yields MGFLESATKKEEYPISISAVRGNQFGQIVYSAQTTAENILAIFEVDPSVQRELNSEQVGSLSTYILSRLLENEHTIYFPPFVFSARGHGKYVEEELMYKLTLNNRMAVLDGQHRLRALESVADRLKSSANHQDRQLYEKLIKVPLSLQIYEGLTIEKEQQLFTDINAKSTRVGANLIKYYDEDNITSKLMREVVHYHPTISVDSFELRKNQTRRKLMTGLTVYKLIVMLHSGRVISNHENYEFEVSEYEELFKKINKFLILLTKYMPSNAYKREESIYLNQSVLIGLVKVISKISPDQWDHFFSNVVVSYDWSHRNKDFHRVRIPYNRQTCRFRLSPGSKVIKTIDTILTQKAKKGGYLVV; encoded by the coding sequence ATGGGTTTTTTGGAAAGTGCGACAAAGAAAGAAGAGTATCCTATTTCAATTTCTGCTGTCCGAGGAAATCAATTTGGGCAAATTGTATATTCAGCACAGACAACAGCTGAAAATATATTAGCTATATTTGAAGTAGATCCTTCTGTACAACGAGAGTTAAATAGTGAACAGGTCGGTAGTTTGTCGACTTATATTTTAAGTCGTTTATTAGAAAATGAGCATACAATTTATTTTCCACCGTTTGTATTTTCTGCACGTGGTCATGGTAAGTATGTTGAAGAGGAATTGATGTACAAATTGACACTAAACAATCGAATGGCTGTTTTAGACGGTCAACATCGATTACGTGCTTTAGAAAGCGTGGCAGATCGTTTGAAAAGTTCAGCAAATCATCAAGATAGGCAATTATATGAAAAGTTAATTAAGGTTCCCTTGTCTTTACAAATTTATGAGGGATTAACTATTGAAAAAGAACAGCAATTATTTACAGATATTAATGCGAAAAGTACTCGAGTAGGAGCTAATTTGATTAAATATTACGATGAAGACAACATTACATCAAAATTAATGCGTGAAGTTGTTCATTATCACCCGACAATTTCAGTAGATAGTTTTGAATTACGGAAAAATCAAACACGTCGCAAGTTAATGACGGGATTAACTGTATATAAATTAATTGTAATGCTTCATAGTGGGCGTGTTATTTCAAACCATGAGAATTATGAATTTGAAGTGAGTGAATATGAAGAGCTATTTAAAAAGATCAACAAATTTTTAATACTGTTGACAAAATATATGCCTTCAAATGCTTATAAACGAGAAGAGTCAATTTATTTAAATCAGTCTGTACTGATTGGACTTGTAAAAGTCATAAGTAAAATTTCTCCTGACCAATGGGATCATTTCTTCTCAAATGTTGTTGTCTCATATGATTGGAGTCATCGAAATAAAGATTTTCATCGTGTACGGATACCATACAATCGCCAAACATGTCGCTTTCGCTTATCGCCTGGAAGTAAGGTGATAAAGACGATTGACACTATTTTAACGCAAAAGGCGAAAAAAGGAGGTTATTTAGTTGTTTGA
- a CDS encoding D-alanyl-D-alanine carboxypeptidase family protein — protein MKQHQRRWLAIFLCMILMIVTLPRPSFAQLPFDVHAKAAILIDAKTGKILYQKNADESLPVASMSKMMTQYVVLDQIKEGKLSWNDVYKAKEIDQTLSTKPGLSNIPLYQGEEYTLKELYDSMMIVSANASSRALGEMAGKTDEQFVQMMNDTAKQLKLHDSYFVNTSGLNNKDIHPYEVKGTKPEDENHMSARDLALLAYHLTKEFPEELAIETTRTKTFHVTDTQVIEMVNTNEMLPGGKYPYEGILGMKTGMNEAAGHGFTAHAKRGDKELISVVIGGETKEGKPSSKARFMETKKLLDYGFEQWECKPMNPTDYLSAKEQKPTVKDGKTEKIAIDTTDKSYVMVPKTTDQPIKGKLHLNEESMVAPIEKGQKLGTMELTGPTEQYLTPELKKAATIDIIAKESVEKENWFMLLWKSIF, from the coding sequence ATGAAACAACATCAGAGAAGATGGCTGGCCATTTTCCTATGCATGATCCTAATGATTGTGACATTACCTCGACCATCTTTTGCGCAACTTCCTTTTGATGTCCATGCGAAGGCCGCTATTTTAATCGACGCCAAAACAGGAAAAATTCTCTATCAAAAAAATGCAGATGAATCCCTTCCTGTTGCCAGTATGTCGAAAATGATGACGCAATATGTCGTACTTGATCAAATAAAAGAGGGCAAACTTTCATGGAATGATGTATACAAAGCAAAAGAAATAGATCAAACTTTATCGACAAAACCGGGATTAAGTAACATCCCCCTCTATCAAGGCGAGGAATATACCCTGAAAGAGTTATATGACTCCATGATGATAGTCTCTGCTAATGCCTCCAGTCGGGCACTGGGAGAAATGGCTGGGAAGACGGATGAACAATTCGTTCAAATGATGAATGATACAGCAAAACAACTCAAGCTTCATGATTCTTACTTTGTCAATACATCTGGATTAAACAATAAAGACATTCATCCCTATGAAGTGAAAGGGACTAAACCTGAGGATGAAAACCATATGTCAGCGAGGGATCTTGCTTTGCTCGCTTACCACCTGACAAAAGAGTTCCCTGAAGAACTTGCCATTGAAACAACGAGGACAAAAACCTTTCATGTCACTGACACTCAAGTCATTGAAATGGTAAATACGAATGAAATGCTACCTGGTGGAAAATATCCGTATGAAGGTATCCTCGGGATGAAAACAGGAATGAACGAGGCAGCGGGACATGGTTTTACCGCGCATGCCAAACGCGGAGACAAAGAACTCATCTCTGTCGTCATCGGTGGAGAAACAAAAGAGGGGAAACCAAGCTCCAAAGCGCGGTTTATGGAAACAAAAAAACTGCTTGACTATGGCTTTGAACAATGGGAATGCAAACCGATGAATCCAACCGATTACTTATCAGCTAAAGAACAAAAACCTACAGTCAAAGATGGAAAAACAGAAAAGATAGCCATTGATACAACGGATAAATCCTACGTGATGGTACCGAAAACAACTGACCAGCCAATCAAAGGCAAGTTGCACCTAAACGAAGAGAGCATGGTTGCACCGATTGAAAAAGGTCAAAAGCTCGGCACAATGGAACTCACTGGTCCAACCGAACAATACTTAACACCAGAGCTCAAGAAGGCAGCCACCATCGACATCATCGCAAAAGAATCCGTTGAAAAAGAAAATTGGTTTATGTTATTGTGGAAATCGATATTTTAA